One genomic region from Cinclus cinclus chromosome 22, bCinCin1.1, whole genome shotgun sequence encodes:
- the GEMIN4 gene encoding gem-associated protein 4 yields MEPAELGAAMAPACPAGPWDVGEETAILHGGFLLAARLLQPRPLRELRKCDWPRAGVPITDALREIGERCPSPLGLWKKEAVAIVWAKMLLPAPPAASLEWGWKDDGFFSVGAMIPDVNHTALFELVKALGVPRLFVQLLLALPPAVCRGQLEKLVEYISSETSLSDIRFFLDVWWEVMKHREGQEDATVSAFSALIHRNGAEPSLEDGLQPPKRFKGDPGNPPGLPMVLLEGLKQIRGSIAQPRLRCYALANLAELLCLSAGLGPGDSPLAITEHLAKLSAMVSLWSSDTDSQYHTCGLGEKVREAERSMILLSLTQPSREELFGGLELLCSLLQAWGEELQDTLRGSEELCFESYRLLDTLTTLGKNLDFLLETGDLGEGETQVVLELTQLTKDFLRDTSACLKDLDTSLVSSVAMAIIAQRLDRHVDMCSVFASEKTWAFSKAWVECLVENKALFQNPELVFKLLETLVNFAMSHCDKEAQELQMQVTKAIVECYSELSLSDKNKVISGVLASWGGQGLSQNVQAVREGFQEDMNVTLNQITKSVSDEGLTRAVASMARLTLLSPEATVKQVCHLAVVNLGAHQFLAQILCSFPALSFLESHKDPGRPHSLVVRCLEEAVWGQLSTAREEEQFLQFLAFLMQPGSATPLVSPAEATKAFVLPYLKSDSPQIELSLQILSKVLGIPSCSQEHWIKSCHPFPLLLSLCKLLDGYTKYWHQPRELLFPSLETKDLILNLLCQLCELVGPETVPSLELWVQSVAWLHRKVASLDWTVGLHLKKLYGDYFKNEVPATLFEICRLPEDEWTSQSWPAYGPGSGLLAWMECCCVSPALRDTMLALLTVNVDNPEEVNLFSKGFLVALIQVLPWCSHGEWKRLAPVVEQLLQRQVLHVPYTLEYVQHMPLLNLRPFACHLQLSVLFLRGFQLLCSSSCSTWLPPQAWLHVVQLYCASLTDLLASIKATAGAAASQPCSQEVSFTCIQVFCHLLHVAAMLPAGDCGEPLLVVALEVLSQYEVSSKADTSPCAALRRANEGHFLQSITDNVGHEELRSTLLHKLSKLGARSEH; encoded by the coding sequence ATGGAGCCGGCGGAGCTCGGTGCCGCCATGGCCCCCGCCTGTCCCGCGGGGCCGTGGGACGTGGGCGAGGAGACGGCGATCCTGCACGGCGGCTTCCTGCTGGCCGCCCGGCTGCTGCAGCCGCGGCCGCTGCGGGAGCTGCGCAAATGCGACTGGCCCCGCGCGGGGGTGCCCATCACCGACGCGCTGCGCGAGATCGGCGAGCGCTGCCCCTCGCCGCTGGGCCTGTGGAAGAAGGAGGCCGTGGCCATCGTCTGGGCGAAAATGCTGCTGCCGGCTCCTCCGGCCGCGTCCCTGGAGTGGGGCTGGAAGGATGACGGGTTCTTCTCCGTGGGTGCGATGATCCCCGATGTGAACCACACCGCTCTCTTCGAGCTGGTCAAGGCGCTGGGCGTGCCCCGGCTCTTcgtgcagctgctgctggcgctgcctccagctgtgtgCCGGGgacagctggagaagctggtgGAGTACATCTCCAGCGAGACATCCCTGTCGGACATCAGGTTCTTCTTGGACGTGTGGTGGGAGGTGATGAAacacagggagggacaggaggatGCGACGGTGTCTGCGTTCAGCGCTCTCATCCATCGGAATGGGGCTGAGCCCTCCCTGGAGGATGGTCTGCAGCCCCCAAAGAGGTTCAAGGGTGACCCTGGGAACCCCCCAGGGCTGCCGATGGTTCTGCTGGAGGGGTTAAAGCAGATCCGAGGCAGCATCGCCCAGCCCCGCCTGAGGTGCTATGCCCTGGCCAacctggctgagctgctgtgcctgtctgctgggctggggccaGGGGACAGCCCCCTGGCCATCACAGAGCACCTGGCCAAGCTCAGTGCCATGGTCAGCCTGTGGAGCAGTGACACTGACAGCCAGTACCACACCTGTGGGCTGGGAGAGaaggtgagggaggcagagagaaGCATGATCCTCCTGTCCCTGACCCAACCCTCTCGTGAGGAGCTCTTTGGTGGCTTGGAGTTACTCTGCAGCTTGTTGCAGGCCTGGGGAGAGGAGCTTCAGGACACCCTGAGGGGATCTGAGGAGCTCTGCTTCGAGAGCTACCGGCTCCTGGACACTCTGACCACCCTTGGGAAGAACCTGGATTTCCTCCTGGAGACTGGAGACCTGGGGGAAGGTGAGACACAGGTGGTGTTAGAGCTGACCCAGCTCACCAAGGACTTTCTCAGGGACACTAGTGCTTGCTTAAAGGATTTGGACACCAGCCTTGTGTCTTCAGTTGCCATGGCAATCATTGCACAAAGGCTAGATCGACATGTGGACATGTGCTCTGTTTTTGCATCTGAAAAGACCTGGGCTTTTTCAAAGGCGTGGGTTGAGTGCCTGGTGGAAAACAAAGCTCTGTTCCAGAACCCTGAGCTAGTTTTCAAATTGCTGGAGACACTGGTGAACTTTGCCATGTCCCACTGTGACAAGGAGGCCCAAGAGCTGCAGATGCAAGTGACCAAAGCCATCGTGGAGTGTTACAGTGAGCTTTCATTAAGTGACAAAAACAAAGTGATCTCGGGTGTCCTGGCATCCTGGGGTGGCCAAGGTCTGTCCCAGAACGTGCAGGCTGTCAGGGAGGGGTTCCAGGAAGACATGAATGTGACTTTGAACCAGATCACAAAGAGTGTGTCTGATGAAGGCCTGACCAGGGCTGTGGCTTCCATGGCCAGGCTGACGCTGCTGTCCCCTGAGGCCACAGTGAAGCAGGTTTGTCATCTTGCTGTGGTCAACCTCGGAGCACACCAGTTCCTCGCCCAAatcctctgctccttcccagcactGAGCTTTCTGGAGAGCCACAAGGATCCAGGCAGGCCACACAGCCTGGTGGTGAGGTGTCTGGAGGAGGCAGTGTGGGGGCAGCTTTCCACGGCGAGGGAAGAGGAGCAATTCCTCCAGTTCCTGGCCTTTCTCATGCAGCCAGGCTCAGCCACCCCACTTGTGTCACCTGCAGAAGCAACCAAAGCCTTTGTCCTTCCCTATTTGAAGTCAGACTCTCCTCAGATTGAGCTGAGCCTGCAGATCCTCAGTAAGGTTTTGGGAATACCATCCTGTTCACAGGAGCACTGGATCAAATCCTGCCACCCGTTCCCACTTCTCCTCAGCCTCTGCAAACTTCTGGATGGTTACACCAAGTACTGGCATCAACCTAGggagctgctcttcccttccctggagaCCAAAGACCTGATTCTCAAcctcctctgccagctgtgCGAGCTGGTGGGACCAGAGACCGTCCCGTCCTTGGAGCTGTGGGTGCAGTCAGTGGCCTGGCTCCACAGGAAGGTGGCATCACTGGACTGGACCGTGGGGCTCCATCTGAAGAAACTTTATGGGGACTACTTCAAGAACGAGGTCCCAGCGACGCTGTTTGAGATCTGCAGGCTCCCTGAGGACGAGTGGACCTCGCAGTCCTGGCCAGCCTacgggccgggcagcgggctGCTGGCGTGGATGGAGTGCTGCTGCGTGTCCCCAGCACTCAGGGACACCATGCTGGCACTGCTCACCGTCAACGTGGACAACCCCGAAGAGGTGAATCTCTTCAGCAAAGGCTTCCTGGTGGCCCTCATCCAGGTGCTGCCTTGGTGCAGCCACGGTGAGTGGAAGAGGCTGGCGCCCGTggtggagcagctgctgcagaggcaggTGCTGCACGTGCCCTACACGCTGGAGTACGTGCAGCACATGCCCCTGCTCAACCTCCGCCCATTTGCCTGCCACCTGCAGCTCTCCGTGCTCTTCCTCAGGGgcttccagctcctctgcagctccagctgctccacctGGCTGCCACCCCAGGCCTGGCTGCATGTGGTGCAGCTGTACTGCGCCAGCCTGACCGACCTGCTGGCCTCCATCAAGGCCACGGCAGGAGCCGCCGCTTCTCAGCCCTGCTCGCAGGAAGTGTCTTTCACCTGCATCCAGGTGTTCTGCCACCTGCTGCACGTGGCAGCCATGCTGCCGGCTGGGGACTGTGGGGAGCCACTGCTGGTGGTGGCCCTGGAGGTGCTGTCACAGTACGAGGTGTCCAGCAAGGCTGACACATcgccctgtgctgctctgcgCAGAGCCAACGAGGGACACTTCCTGCAATCCATCACAGACAACGTGGGGCACGAGGAGCTGCGCAGCACCCTCCTGCACAAACTCAGCAAGCTGGGAGCACGCTCAGAGCACTGA
- the TLCD3A gene encoding TLC domain-containing protein 3A, protein MWRTLALASAFFPGLFILCIRLLRWAAPGWSLKDRILLSGRLVSTVQATMATVSGITVVLSCKNVVHDRHWLAVEYIWVLVPYMTYDIYVMYLCHWHKSQEKGILEKKHSLASVWSFLLQERLMVTHHLFILIVLTPITQHFRGELGDFFVGCIFTAELSTPFVSLGKILMQLKMQDTLLHKVNGILVLVTFFLCRILLFPFMYAAYARQVGIPVYLVPFRIPLHCNIANASLIAPQLYWFRLICRKAARLYGGSPAHRSR, encoded by the exons ATGTGGCGGACGCTGGCCCTCGCCTCCGCCTTCTTCCCGGGGCTCTTCATCCTCTGCATCCGGTTACTGCGCTGGGCCGCCCCGGGATGGAGCCTCAAGGACCGCATCCTCCTCAGCGGCAG GCTGGTGTCAACGGTCCAAGCCACGATGGCAACGGTGTCGGGGATCACGGTTGTCCTTAGCTGCAAGAACGTGGTGCATGACAG gcaCTGGCTGGCTGTGGAGTACATCTGGGTCCTGGTTCCCTACATGACCTATGACATCTATGTCATGTACCTCTGCCACTGGCACAAGAGCCAGGAGAAGGGGATCCTGGAGAAGAAGCACTCACTGGCCAGCGTGTGGAGCTTCctcctgcaggagaggctgATGGTGACCCACCACCTCTTCATCCTCATTGTGCTCACCCCCATCACCCAG CATTtcagaggagagctgggggacTTCTTCGTGGGCTGCAtcttcacagcagagctgagcacgCCCTTTGTATCACTAGGCAAAATCCTCATGCAG ctcAAAATGCAGGACACGCTCCTGCACAAGGTGAACGGGATCCTCGTCCTGGTGACCTTCTTCCTGTGCCgcatcctcctcttccccttcatGTACGCGGCCTACGCCCGCCAGGTGGGGATCCCGGTTTACCTGGTGCCGTTCCGCATCCCCCTGCACTGCAACATCGCCAACGCCTCGCTCATCGCCCCCCAGCTCTACTGGTTCAGGCTCATCTGCCGCAAGGCCGCCCGGCTCTACGGCGGCTCTCCCGCCCACCGGAGCAGATAA